The genomic interval AAATTCCAGAGACATCTGACAATTTTTGTTTAATCGTTTCCTCGCTAGACTCAAAAAGCTCCGCATTGACCCACTTGATTTTCACCCGTGTGGTATTTGCGATTCCCCCATGAATAAGGGCTTCAAAAATAGATTTATAGGCATCGGGATATTCTGTATATTTCCCAACCACCGCAATTGTAATATCTCCGTGGGGCTTTTTGAGAGCTTGAATGATTTTTTCCCAACGCTCTAAATTGACATCGTTCTTTTCTTTCATCCCAAAATAACGAAAGACCTCTCGATCCAATCCCCCTTCATGATAACAAACGGGGACCTCATAAATGGCCTCCACATCGGGGGCGGCAATAACACGTTCTTGGGGCACATTGCAAAACAAGGCCAACTTTTTTCGGGCAGCTTCTGGAAGAGGACGATCCACACGGCACAAAAGTATATCAGGCTGAATTCCTAGATTTTGAAGTTCCTTGACCGAATGCTGTGATGGTTTTGTCTTGAGTTCCTTCGCCGAGGCAATATAGGGAACAAGTGTCAGATGCATAAATAAGGCACGATCGCGCCCTACTTCGTTGGCAAGTTGGCGAATAGCTTCTACAAACGGCAGCCCTTCGATGTCACCAATGGTGCCACCAATTTCCACCAATATAAAGTCCGGTTCCTTACCATCGGTTTTCAAATCACGGGTTATGAATTCCTTGATCGCATCGGTAATGTGGGGAATCACTTGAACCGTTCCCCCCAAATAATCTCCACGCCGTTCCTTCGCAATGACTTTAGAGTAGATGCGCCCAGTTGTTACATTGTCGCTTTGACGAGAAGACACATCTGTATAGCGCTCATAGTGGCCTAAATCCAAGTCCGTTTCCGCCCCATCATCTGTCACAAAGACTTCACCATGTTGATAGGGGCTCATGGTTCCTGGATCTACATTCAAATAGGGATCTAGCTTGCGCAACCGGACAGTATATCCAAAAGCCTGAAGAAGGGCACCTAATGAAGAAGAAGCGATACCCTTACCCAGGGAGGAAACGACGCCACCTGTAATAAAAATATACCGCGTCATACTACCTCCATTTAACTTAAACAAAAATTAGTAAAAAAGCCCTCTCAGGAAACTAAAAGGGCTTGGAAGCTATTTGGTGTCTGGGACACTCGGGGCTGCAGGGACTTGAGTCTCTGGCGCCTTAGGAACAGCCTGCTGATCCAAGAAAGAGCCCTGATTAAGATCTCGAGCAACCAGAATCGCAAGAAGGATACTGGTTGTGACAAATGCAACGGCAAGACCCGCTGTTACTCTGGTTAACAAATTGGTTGATCCACGCGCGGTCATGAAACCACCCATAGTGCCACCACCAGTTAGACCAGACATACCCCCACCCTCACTCTTCTGGAGCAAGATAACCCCAATAAGGGACAAGGCAATCATTAGATGTATAACAAGAAGTACAACTTGCATTTCAAACTTTCCACGCTGCTTTAAAAACCTGCGAACACTTATAGACCTTCTTTATCAGGATTACTAGTCCGAACTCACAATAATTTTCCAAAAGTCCTCAACTTTAAGACTAGCGCCACCTACCAACAAACCACTAATGGCCGGAATAGACAGAAATTCCTTTGCATTTTGGGCGGTTACGGACCCTCCATAGAGGATATGAAACTGCTCGTCGCGCAACGAGGCCTCTGCAAGACCTTTTTTAAGTCCTTCATGAACCTCTTGAACCTCGTCCGGTTGGGGCGTTTCTCCTGTGCCAATAGCCCAAACAGGTTCATAAGCCACCAATACATTCTGAAAAGTAGCTCCCTCCAAAGGAACAGACTCACGCGCTTGGGTCAGAAGCGTGTTCATTGTTTCTCCCCGTTGCCGTTCTTCCTGGGTTTCCCCTACACATATAATGGGAATCAGCCCGGCTTCCAACGCCTTAATAGCCTTGCGCTTGACCAAATCATTGGTCTCTTGATGATGACGGCGCCGTTCCGAATGCCCCAGAATCACGTGGGTACATCCAAAATCCTTTAGCATCTGAGCACTTACATCACCTGTGTAGGCTCCATTTGCATAGACCCCACAATCTTGGCCGCCGACTTGGACAGGCCCTTCTTTGGCAATTCGGGAAACAGAATCAATAAGGGTAAGGGGGGGACATAATATTACTTGAGCAGAAAATGGCTGCTCATTGGCAACACGATTACAAATCTCACTTGCGAGAGATGCTCCCTCCTCCTGGAGGAAATTCATTTTCCAATTTCCAACAATGATTTTCGTCATGAGAAACTCCACGTTCTTGTCCAAATGTAACAGTACCTCTTTATCTTTTACTGAACCAGGCGAATTTTAGAGGTCAGCTTCTTATTTTGTCGCGAGAGCACTCAATTTGGATAAAGCGTGAAGTTTTTGTGCCTCTTCAGGCTCATTCGTTCCTTCTGAATGCACAAAATCTTTACTCCCCACACTGGGAGACCTTGGAAAAGGATCAAGAGCCAGGCTCAAATACTGTGCCAAAAGCTCTCCAAAATCAATGCTACCATCTTCAGATAGATACTCTATATCTTCATCAGCGGGATTAAATTCCTCTTCAGGATCAAATTCCTTGCGTTTTGCATGGGGTAGAAGGGTCGTTGAAAATTGATCCTCAACTTGAGACGAAAAGGGCTGAAGAGTCACCCTACAAACTTGCGTAACCGCAGCCGTTAGCTTTCCCTCTACTTTAAGTCCCTTGCGCCTGGAAAGCAAAATGCTGGCAGAAAAACACTCTAAAGCAACCAAATTGAAGCGCTTAGCCAAATTTTCGCATTCTGCTTCGCTCGCTTTAAACTCATATGTTTTATCGGCATCAGATTTGGACAAGGTAACAACTCGGGAAAATTCCGGCGTTACAGTATTAGCGTTCTGTTCATTTATCGTCATTGCATTAATTAACCATTCTATTTCATCAAAATTCTCATGTTTCCATTGACAGACCTTCAGGAAAAGGGCAGTTTTCTCTGAGTGCCGTATATTTACACACTTTTTACCCTTTTTGTTAGGAAAAAATTGAAATGAAGCTTCCTTTGAAACTTTCAACACTCAGAATGGGAATGATGGCGAGTTGTTGTTGTGCAGCGTTAGGTCTTGCAACAACAGGTTGCAGCCCCATGTCAGCGGTTCGTGGAAACACGCCGGATACCACCAATATTGCCAAAGTAAAAAAGGGTGAACATAACCAAAACGACGTGATTGCTCTTATTGGCCCCCCGACTAGCCGGGCCCCTTTTAACACCAACATTTGGTATTATATTGGCGAAAAAACCGAGAAAACAGCCTTTTTTGATCCAGACGTAGTTGACAAGCAAATCATCAAAATTACCTTTGATGAAAAGGGAGTTGTTA from Alphaproteobacteria bacterium carries:
- a CDS encoding CTP synthase — encoded protein: MTRYIFITGGVVSSLGKGIASSSLGALLQAFGYTVRLRKLDPYLNVDPGTMSPYQHGEVFVTDDGAETDLDLGHYERYTDVSSRQSDNVTTGRIYSKVIAKERRGDYLGGTVQVIPHITDAIKEFITRDLKTDGKEPDFILVEIGGTIGDIEGLPFVEAIRQLANEVGRDRALFMHLTLVPYIASAKELKTKPSQHSVKELQNLGIQPDILLCRVDRPLPEAARKKLALFCNVPQERVIAAPDVEAIYEVPVCYHEGGLDREVFRYFGMKEKNDVNLERWEKIIQALKKPHGDITIAVVGKYTEYPDAYKSIFEALIHGGIANTTRVKIKWVNAELFESSEETIKQKLSDVSGILTPGGFGDRGAEGKIKAIQYAREHDIPFFGICFGMQLAIVETARNLAKIEGANSTEFGDCTDPVVGLLTEWDQKGKVQKRSKEGDLGGTMRLGAYPCKLKSGSKVHKIYGKDEISERHRHRYEVNMAYRDKLEAAGLKFSGLSPDGKLPEIVELEGHPWFIGVQFHPEFKSRPFEPHPLFKSFVKAACDKSRLL
- the secG gene encoding preprotein translocase subunit SecG; amino-acid sequence: MQVVLLVIHLMIALSLIGVILLQKSEGGGMSGLTGGGTMGGFMTARGSTNLLTRVTAGLAVAFVTTSILLAILVARDLNQGSFLDQQAVPKAPETQVPAAPSVPDTK
- a CDS encoding triose-phosphate isomerase; translation: MTKIIVGNWKMNFLQEEGASLASEICNRVANEQPFSAQVILCPPLTLIDSVSRIAKEGPVQVGGQDCGVYANGAYTGDVSAQMLKDFGCTHVILGHSERRRHHQETNDLVKRKAIKALEAGLIPIICVGETQEERQRGETMNTLLTQARESVPLEGATFQNVLVAYEPVWAIGTGETPQPDEVQEVHEGLKKGLAEASLRDEQFHILYGGSVTAQNAKEFLSIPAISGLLVGGASLKVEDFWKIIVSSD
- a CDS encoding DUF177 domain-containing protein, translating into MTINEQNANTVTPEFSRVVTLSKSDADKTYEFKASEAECENLAKRFNLVALECFSASILLSRRKGLKVEGKLTAAVTQVCRVTLQPFSSQVEDQFSTTLLPHAKRKEFDPEEEFNPADEDIEYLSEDGSIDFGELLAQYLSLALDPFPRSPSVGSKDFVHSEGTNEPEEAQKLHALSKLSALATK
- a CDS encoding outer membrane protein assembly factor BamE, with amino-acid sequence MKLPLKLSTLRMGMMASCCCAALGLATTGCSPMSAVRGNTPDTTNIAKVKKGEHNQNDVIALIGPPTSRAPFNTNIWYYIGEKTEKTAFFDPDVVDKQIIKITFDEKGVVNDLQLANFENSAQLGQEIDPNERKTTSSGHDISVMEQLLGNFGRQARSSTQNPR